Proteins from a genomic interval of Caldicellulosiruptor diazotrophicus:
- a CDS encoding sulfate adenylyltransferase subunit 1 codes for MTARELLKIVVVGHVDHGKSTIIGRLLYDTKSVPEAAIERVKRISKEKGRPFEYAYLLDALEEEQKQGITIDTTQIKFSTPKRDYLIIDAPGHKEFLKNMVSGAANAEAALLVIDAAEGVQEQSKRHAYILSLLGIQKVYVIVNKMDMIEFSEKKFKEIKYEISTFLSKLNVYPQKYIPVSGFLGENIARKSDKMPWYKGETLLQALDLFEKDKELEDKPLRFPIQDVYKFDHRRIIAGRLESGRLKVGDEIKILPEGKVSRVKSIEFWPENNKKDEVVAGMSIGITIEDEFFNKRGEVIVHKNDNTLYVSDTFRANLFWLGKRNLVKNKTYKLKLVTQETECEIVSIDKVIDATTLETVENALEVRTNDVAEVTIKTKEKICFDEFKANSSTGRFVIVDEYDVSGGGIISGLANLKEEATKFAKDDKEMIVHCFDEYYYSLSEDLIRKHPKYKKTFKVGDAVPIEGETYSYPESFDVIDIVGKLVAKIRKGQLNDLVDIDQYIYSELPIITADGFYLKVNSIDEFKDFKNELVQLQKNDNLLLAMFANKWYDISANKSFKFTD; via the coding sequence ATGACTGCAAGAGAATTACTCAAGATTGTGGTGGTTGGACATGTTGACCATGGAAAGTCTACAATCATAGGAAGACTTCTTTATGATACCAAATCTGTTCCGGAAGCTGCAATAGAAAGAGTAAAAAGAATAAGTAAAGAAAAAGGCAGACCTTTTGAATATGCTTATCTTTTAGATGCATTAGAAGAAGAACAAAAACAAGGAATTACAATTGATACCACTCAGATAAAATTTTCAACACCAAAAAGAGACTATTTAATTATAGATGCTCCGGGGCACAAGGAATTTCTCAAAAACATGGTTTCAGGTGCTGCAAATGCAGAGGCAGCACTTCTTGTTATTGACGCTGCTGAAGGTGTACAGGAACAGTCAAAAAGACATGCATATATTCTATCACTTTTGGGTATCCAAAAGGTATATGTTATAGTCAATAAAATGGACATGATAGAATTTTCAGAAAAAAAGTTCAAAGAAATCAAATACGAAATCTCAACATTTTTGAGCAAGCTCAACGTATATCCTCAAAAGTACATTCCAGTATCAGGTTTTTTGGGAGAGAATATAGCAAGAAAGTCTGATAAAATGCCATGGTACAAGGGTGAGACTCTACTTCAGGCTTTGGACCTTTTTGAGAAAGACAAAGAATTGGAAGACAAACCTCTAAGATTTCCTATACAGGATGTGTATAAATTTGACCACAGGAGGATAATTGCTGGCAGACTTGAGTCTGGAAGGCTAAAAGTGGGAGACGAAATAAAAATCCTGCCAGAAGGAAAGGTTAGCAGAGTAAAATCAATTGAGTTTTGGCCAGAAAATAATAAAAAAGACGAAGTAGTGGCAGGAATGTCTATTGGAATTACTATTGAAGATGAGTTCTTTAACAAAAGAGGAGAAGTTATTGTTCACAAAAACGATAATACTTTATATGTTTCAGATACGTTCAGGGCAAATCTGTTTTGGCTTGGAAAAAGAAATCTTGTGAAGAATAAAACATATAAACTAAAGCTTGTTACACAAGAGACAGAATGTGAAATTGTTTCTATAGACAAAGTTATAGATGCGACAACTCTTGAGACAGTTGAAAATGCTCTTGAGGTTCGAACAAACGATGTTGCAGAAGTGACTATAAAAACTAAGGAAAAGATTTGCTTTGATGAATTTAAAGCAAATTCTTCAACAGGTAGGTTCGTTATAGTAGACGAGTATGATGTCTCTGGCGGTGGCATCATATCAGGCTTAGCTAACCTAAAAGAAGAGGCAACTAAATTTGCAAAAGATGACAAAGAGATGATAGTTCATTGCTTTGATGAATATTATTATTCATTGTCTGAAGATCTTATTAGAAAACATCCAAAGTACAAAAAAACATTTAAAGTAGGAGATGCTGTTCCTATTGAGGGTGAAACTTATTCTTACCCTGAAAGTTTTGATGTCATTGATATAGTTGGTAAACTTGTTGCAAAAATTAGAAAAGGCCAATTAAACGACTTAGTAGATATTGATCAGTATATTTACAGTGAACTTCCAATTATAACAGCAGATGGATTTTACTTGAAAGTGAACTCAATTGATGAATTTAAGGATTTTAAGAATGAATTAGTTCAATTACAAAAAAACGATAACCTTCTTTTAGCCATGTTTGCTAACAAGTGGTATGATATATCTGCAAATAAAAGTTTCAAATTTACAGACTGA
- the thiS gene encoding sulfur carrier protein ThiS produces MKIKANGNEVQIEREMTIFEMLDALNVSMKEYVTVQLNGQIIPRSEYDKVTVKDGDEVEFLYFMGGGQL; encoded by the coding sequence ATGAAAATTAAGGCAAATGGTAATGAAGTACAAATTGAAAGAGAGATGACAATCTTTGAGATGTTAGATGCTTTAAATGTCTCAATGAAAGAATACGTAACAGTGCAGCTGAACGGTCAAATTATCCCCAGAAGTGAGTATGATAAGGTTACAGTAAAAGATGGCGATGAGGTTGAGTTTTTATATTTCATGGGAGGGGGACAATTATGA
- a CDS encoding 4Fe-4S dicluster domain-containing protein, whose translation MSIRIDRQRCIGCGKCAEICPGNLIVIDEDKKAFIRDPRDCWGCAACVKECKFSAIRYFLGAEIGGNGTTMYVEKENDEIMYWYFEKPSGEKEMIVQNLKDNTTY comes from the coding sequence ATGAGCATAAGGATTGATAGACAAAGATGTATTGGATGTGGAAAATGTGCTGAAATTTGTCCAGGCAATTTAATTGTGATAGATGAAGATAAGAAAGCATTTATCAGAGACCCGCGTGATTGCTGGGGCTGTGCTGCGTGTGTAAAAGAGTGTAAATTTTCTGCAATCAGATATTTTTTAGGTGCAGAAATTGGGGGAAATGGAACAACTATGTATGTAGAAAAAGAAAATGATGAGATTATGTACTGGTACTTTGAAAAACCCAGCGGCGAAAAAGAAATGATTGTACAGAATCTCAAAGATAACACCACATATTAG
- a CDS encoding sulfurtransferase TusA family protein, with protein MSDIKADVFLDITNLVCPMTFVKAKATMEDMEVGQIIEIRMNEGEPIQNVPRSLKEEGHEILKVINNNDGTYTVFVKKGGQE; from the coding sequence ATGAGTGACATCAAAGCTGATGTTTTTTTGGATATTACAAATCTTGTGTGTCCAATGACGTTTGTAAAGGCAAAAGCCACAATGGAGGACATGGAGGTAGGACAAATCATAGAGATAAGAATGAACGAGGGTGAGCCTATTCAAAATGTCCCGAGAAGTTTAAAAGAAGAAGGTCATGAGATTTTAAAAGTGATAAATAACAATGATGGGACATATACAGTATTTGTAAAAAAGGGTGGACAAGAATGA
- the cysD gene encoding sulfate adenylyltransferase subunit CysD, translating to MDHLDRLEAESIYILREAYSKFSKIAMLWSIGKDSTVLLWLAKKAFFGHCPFPLIHIDTTYKIPEMIKYRDKLAKEYNLDLIVHINEEAIKQGMGPEKGRLVCCKALKTDALQQVINKYKFEALILGIRRDEEGSRSKERFFSLRNEDSEWDYTNQPPEFWNQFNTDFPKGSHVRVHPLLSWTEIDIWMYIKRENIPVIDLYFAKNGKRYRSLGCAPCTFPVESNATTIDEIIEELKNTKVNERAGRAQDQEDAYAMQKLRKEGYM from the coding sequence ATGGATCACTTAGATAGATTGGAAGCAGAAAGCATATATATTTTGAGAGAGGCTTATAGCAAATTTAGCAAGATAGCAATGCTATGGTCAATAGGAAAAGACTCAACAGTGCTTTTGTGGCTTGCTAAAAAAGCGTTTTTCGGACATTGCCCGTTTCCCCTGATTCATATAGATACCACATATAAAATTCCAGAAATGATAAAGTACAGGGATAAATTAGCAAAGGAATACAACCTTGATTTAATTGTCCACATAAATGAAGAAGCCATAAAACAAGGGATGGGGCCTGAGAAGGGAAGACTTGTTTGCTGCAAAGCACTAAAGACTGATGCACTTCAGCAGGTGATTAATAAATACAAATTTGAAGCTTTGATACTTGGCATAAGAAGAGACGAAGAAGGTTCAAGGTCAAAAGAGAGGTTCTTCAGTCTTAGAAATGAGGATTCTGAATGGGACTATACAAATCAGCCACCTGAGTTTTGGAATCAGTTCAATACAGATTTTCCTAAAGGAAGCCATGTAAGAGTTCATCCTTTGCTTAGCTGGACAGAAATTGATATTTGGATGTACATCAAACGTGAAAACATCCCAGTTATTGACCTGTACTTTGCTAAAAATGGAAAAAGATACAGAAGCCTTGGTTGTGCACCGTGCACATTCCCTGTTGAGTCAAATGCAACAACAATTGATGAGATAATTGAAGAGCTAAAAAACACCAAGGTAAACGAAAGAGCAGGACGAGCTCAAGACCAAGAAGATGCGTATGCAATGCAAAAACTGAGAAAAGAAGGTTATATGTAA
- a CDS encoding 4Fe-4S binding protein → MKEINYSELKKGGFMRQVQKGYFSMRLRVVGGRLSAEQLKKIYEVANKYGRGYVHLTARQGVEIPFIKLEDIEAVKKELSEAGIEPGACGPRVRTITACQGSSICPNGIIDTTELANECDKRYYAQELPHKFKIGITGCGNNCLKAEENDLGIKGAVKPEWEKSSCTFCGLCQAVCPTKAIQIDEKNKEITIDRDKCTYCGRCVKSCQTNSWKGKPGYLLYFGGMFGNNIALGKQILPILFSKEDVHKVIQATLEFYKKYGKQGERFRNTIERVGWDIFKKELEKAIENERSDFDE, encoded by the coding sequence GTGAAAGAGATAAATTACAGTGAGCTAAAAAAAGGGGGGTTTATGCGACAGGTCCAAAAAGGTTATTTTTCTATGAGGCTAAGAGTAGTTGGCGGAAGACTAAGTGCCGAACAATTAAAAAAAATATACGAGGTTGCAAACAAATATGGTAGAGGATATGTACACCTGACTGCACGACAGGGAGTAGAAATACCATTTATCAAACTGGAGGATATAGAGGCAGTTAAAAAAGAGTTATCAGAAGCGGGCATTGAGCCTGGTGCATGCGGACCAAGAGTAAGGACAATTACTGCTTGCCAAGGCAGTAGCATTTGCCCAAACGGAATTATAGACACAACAGAGCTTGCAAACGAGTGTGATAAGAGATATTATGCCCAGGAACTTCCACACAAATTTAAAATCGGAATAACAGGTTGTGGTAATAATTGCCTTAAAGCTGAAGAAAATGATTTAGGTATAAAAGGAGCAGTAAAACCTGAGTGGGAAAAGAGCAGCTGCACGTTTTGCGGACTTTGCCAGGCTGTATGTCCAACAAAAGCAATACAAATAGATGAGAAAAATAAAGAGATTACCATAGATAGAGACAAGTGCACCTATTGTGGAAGGTGTGTAAAGTCGTGTCAAACTAATTCGTGGAAAGGCAAGCCTGGCTATCTTCTCTATTTTGGTGGTATGTTTGGAAACAATATAGCACTTGGAAAACAGATTTTGCCGATCCTATTTTCAAAAGAGGATGTTCACAAGGTCATTCAAGCTACACTTGAATTTTACAAAAAATATGGCAAACAAGGCGAGAGGTTTAGAAATACCATAGAGAGAGTTGGATGGGATATATTCAAAAAAGAGTTAGAAAAAGCAATAGAAAATGAAAGGAGTGATTTTGATGAGTGA
- a CDS encoding O-acetylhomoserine aminocarboxypropyltransferase/cysteine synthase family protein yields MRFNTSLIHGNVGPKEERGSTNIPIYLCNSFQYETAHELEEVFSGKKPGFVYTRINNPTVEAFERRIAFLEEGIAAVATSSGMAAIALAILNLVKSGDEIVSASGIFGGTYSLFRSFENFGIKTRFAEDSSVESFKKYITDKTKVIFIETIGNPKLDVPNIRQIAELAHEHGIALVVDSTVTTPYLVKPIKLGADVVVHSTSKFINGSGSCIGGVIVASSNMKIDYDRYPLIKEYKKYGEFAYIARLRNNLLKDFGACISPFNAFLNTIGLETLGVRMQKICENALSLAKALKENKKVVSVNYPGLEESIYYQLATEQFGGKYGAILTIRVGTKENAFKVINSLRYAINSTNIGDVRTLVVHPASTIYVGFSAEEKEAMGVYEDMIRICVGLEDVEDIIEDFYQALEKI; encoded by the coding sequence ATGAGATTTAATACTTCTTTGATTCATGGAAATGTTGGTCCAAAGGAAGAAAGGGGTTCAACAAATATTCCAATATACCTGTGTAATTCTTTCCAATACGAAACTGCACACGAACTGGAAGAGGTTTTTTCTGGGAAAAAGCCAGGTTTTGTATATACAAGGATTAATAATCCTACAGTTGAGGCATTTGAAAGGAGAATAGCATTTTTAGAAGAAGGCATTGCTGCTGTTGCCACATCGTCTGGCATGGCAGCAATTGCCTTAGCAATATTGAATTTGGTAAAAAGTGGAGATGAAATTGTCTCAGCAAGTGGCATTTTTGGTGGCACATATTCATTGTTCAGATCATTTGAGAATTTTGGTATCAAAACAAGATTTGCAGAGGACAGTAGCGTTGAAAGCTTTAAAAAGTATATAACAGATAAAACTAAAGTAATTTTTATAGAAACGATAGGAAATCCAAAACTTGATGTTCCAAATATCAGGCAAATAGCTGAGCTTGCACATGAGCATGGTATTGCACTTGTTGTTGATAGCACTGTCACAACGCCGTATCTTGTAAAACCCATAAAACTTGGTGCTGATGTAGTGGTTCATTCAACATCAAAGTTTATAAATGGAAGCGGCAGCTGTATTGGCGGAGTTATAGTTGCAAGCAGCAACATGAAAATTGATTATGATAGGTATCCGCTTATTAAGGAATACAAAAAGTATGGTGAATTTGCGTACATTGCACGACTTCGAAATAACTTACTTAAAGATTTTGGTGCCTGTATATCGCCTTTTAATGCATTTTTAAATACAATCGGGCTTGAAACTCTTGGTGTTCGTATGCAAAAGATTTGCGAAAATGCTCTTAGTCTTGCCAAGGCCTTAAAGGAAAATAAAAAGGTAGTTTCAGTAAATTATCCTGGGCTTGAGGAAAGTATATATTATCAGCTTGCAACAGAACAGTTTGGAGGCAAATATGGAGCAATTTTAACAATACGGGTTGGAACCAAGGAAAATGCATTTAAAGTGATAAATTCACTAAGGTATGCCATAAACTCAACCAATATAGGAGATGTAAGGACACTTGTTGTACATCCCGCGTCAACTATATATGTAGGTTTTTCCGCTGAAGAAAAAGAAGCTATGGGTGTTTATGAAGATATGATAAGAATATGTGTTGGCCTTGAGGATGTAGAAGACATAATAGAAGATTTTTACCAGGCACTTGAAAAGATTTAA
- a CDS encoding ABC transporter permease, with protein MKRTLFYIALIAAWELVYRIFVELFKIWKPYVFPSPVSVAETFIRLLDNNVLFIAIWATTKRMVIGYLISLIAGIILGLSIVKFGFLDRNLRPLILGFQTLPSVCWLPFAILWYGLSEKAIIFVTAIGSLFSITLAVESGIKNVNPLYIKAAKTMGAKGITLYLNVIIPASLPYIISGMKQGWSFAFRALMAGEMLFATKGLGQVLMVGRDLADMSQVISVMIVTIIFGLVVEKAIFGPLENQIRLRWGLKNT; from the coding sequence TTGAAAAGGACACTGTTTTATATAGCTCTGATAGCAGCTTGGGAATTGGTCTATAGAATTTTTGTTGAGCTTTTTAAGATATGGAAACCTTATGTGTTTCCATCTCCTGTATCAGTAGCAGAAACTTTTATAAGACTTCTGGATAACAATGTTTTGTTCATAGCAATCTGGGCAACAACTAAAAGAATGGTTATAGGTTATTTGATTTCTCTTATTGCGGGAATTATTCTTGGACTTTCAATAGTAAAGTTCGGATTTTTAGATAGAAATTTAAGACCACTTATTCTTGGTTTTCAAACATTGCCAAGCGTCTGCTGGCTACCATTTGCCATATTATGGTATGGTCTTTCAGAAAAAGCTATTATATTTGTAACTGCAATTGGTTCTCTATTTTCTATAACACTTGCAGTTGAGTCAGGTATTAAAAATGTAAATCCACTTTATATAAAAGCAGCAAAAACGATGGGTGCAAAAGGTATAACACTTTACTTAAATGTAATAATCCCCGCAAGCCTTCCGTATATTATTTCAGGCATGAAACAAGGTTGGTCGTTTGCATTTAGAGCATTGATGGCAGGTGAGATGCTCTTTGCTACAAAAGGTTTAGGGCAAGTACTCATGGTTGGGAGAGACCTTGCAGATATGAGCCAAGTCATTAGCGTGATGATAGTAACAATTATTTTCGGACTTGTTGTAGAAAAGGCAATATTTGGCCCTTTAGAAAATCAGATAAGACTTAGATGGGGCCTTAAAAATACATGA
- a CDS encoding M67 family metallopeptidase, translating into MIILPKTLYEEMLNHCLNSLPMEACGLLGGVIEDEKRIVKKVYLLTNVDKSPEHFSMDPLEQFAAVKDMRKNGWVLLGNFHSHPTTPARPSEEDKRLAFDKSLSYLILSLMDEKNPVLKSFRIYESYVEEEEIHII; encoded by the coding sequence TTGATAATATTGCCAAAAACATTATATGAGGAGATGTTAAATCATTGTTTAAACTCCTTGCCTATGGAGGCGTGTGGACTTCTGGGTGGAGTTATTGAGGATGAAAAAAGAATTGTCAAGAAAGTTTACTTACTTACCAATGTAGACAAAAGTCCAGAGCATTTTTCAATGGATCCGCTTGAGCAGTTTGCAGCTGTAAAAGACATGAGAAAAAATGGCTGGGTATTACTTGGCAATTTTCATAGCCATCCAACCACACCCGCAAGACCGTCTGAGGAGGACAAAAGACTTGCTTTCGATAAGAGTTTGAGCTATCTCATATTATCACTCATGGACGAAAAAAATCCTGTTTTAAAATCATTTAGGATATATGAAAGTTATGTGGAAGAGGAAGAAATCCACATCATTTAA
- the hemA gene encoding glutamyl-tRNA reductase: protein MLWVIGINHKVEVDIRQKFSLTKTKLQEKLIGLKKLANEVIILSTCNRTEIYFFSEEYVDIEKIFTEFDWDKRYMHLFYIYKDKDCIKHLFEVVCGFDSLLIGEEQIVAQVKEAKEISKLVGGKNPVLERLFEVALKCSKEFRTKSRLNEHPITIASVVGKVLKESNIRKIAIIGLGNIGFLFCNYFKNSDVDKVFLIGRKNERIDQFVRLYPEKFEYSDKKDAISEAQCLICSTSAPHPVVHKDDIPEGKNLLIFDLAVPRDVDVEVYKLPNVKVIDIDQVHKMDAISREIRISKMQENYNIIEKYIDEFIEWLEFRQYRNLIMEMKRHAEQLCKAQVKYIKNVNSREREEVERLLIRMANLYIDRAIEVLREAHKEGSGEICSNLIERIFLK, encoded by the coding sequence GTGCTTTGGGTCATTGGGATCAATCACAAAGTAGAAGTTGATATCAGACAAAAATTTTCTCTGACAAAGACCAAGCTACAAGAAAAGCTAATTGGCTTAAAAAAATTAGCAAATGAAGTCATAATTCTCAGTACCTGCAACAGAACAGAAATCTACTTCTTTTCAGAAGAGTATGTGGACATAGAAAAAATATTCACTGAATTTGACTGGGATAAGAGATATATGCATTTATTTTATATTTACAAAGACAAAGATTGTATAAAGCACCTATTTGAAGTTGTATGCGGCTTTGATTCACTTTTAATTGGCGAAGAACAAATTGTTGCTCAGGTAAAAGAAGCAAAAGAGATTTCAAAGCTGGTGGGCGGTAAAAATCCAGTCCTTGAAAGGCTTTTTGAGGTTGCCTTAAAATGTTCAAAGGAATTTCGAACAAAGTCAAGGTTAAACGAGCATCCCATCACCATCGCATCAGTTGTTGGAAAGGTTTTGAAAGAATCAAATATCAGAAAAATTGCTATAATTGGACTTGGAAATATTGGATTTTTATTTTGCAACTACTTTAAAAACTCAGATGTGGACAAAGTATTTTTAATTGGGCGCAAAAACGAGAGAATTGACCAATTTGTCAGGCTATATCCTGAAAAATTTGAGTATAGCGACAAAAAAGATGCAATCTCAGAAGCACAATGCCTGATATGTTCAACATCTGCCCCACATCCAGTTGTCCACAAAGATGATATACCAGAGGGAAAAAATCTGCTCATATTTGACCTTGCTGTGCCAAGAGATGTGGATGTTGAGGTGTATAAACTTCCGAACGTTAAAGTGATTGATATAGACCAAGTCCATAAAATGGATGCTATCTCCAGAGAAATTAGAATTTCCAAAATGCAAGAAAATTATAATATAATTGAGAAATATATTGATGAATTCATTGAATGGCTTGAATTTAGACAGTACAGAAACTTGATTATGGAGATGAAAAGACACGCAGAGCAGCTGTGCAAAGCACAGGTGAAGTATATAAAGAATGTTAATAGCAGAGAAAGAGAAGAGGTTGAAAGGCTTTTGATAAGGATGGCAAATTTATATATTGACAGGGCAATTGAGGTTTTAAGAGAGGCACACAAAGAGGGAAGTGGTGAAATTTGCTCAAACCTGATAGAGAGGATATTCTTGAAATAG
- a CDS encoding adenylyl-sulfate reductase subunit alpha, with product MNFEVKMLKTDILIIGGGTAGCFAAIAIAEKAPNVSVLIAEKANIKRSGCLAAGVNALNAYITEGETPETYLQYVKEDYENIVREDLVYTMALRLNEVTKKIEDMGLVILKDSNGKYLARGKRNIKINGENIKPILAKAVESKENVKVLNHVNIIDYIVKDSKVIGAYGFSINSNVFYIIIAKAVICATGGAAGLYRPNNPGFSRHKMWYPPFNVGSGYAMGIRAGCEMTSYEVRFIALRCKDTLAPTGTIAQEVKAEFINSKGEYYEKRYGRPTTYNRVFSTVEEIKAGRGPCYLKTVGISKEDEQRLIKAYLHMAPSQTLKWINNGRGPAVENVEIEGSEPYIVGGHSASGYWVDTERQTTLRGLFAAGDVVGGCPHKYVTGCFAEAEIAANSALKYIKDKEFETLDISSIEQKLNEVQRFFTNTSPLYTTEELEEAMQKVMDVYAGGISTGYAYNLKGLQIAKERIEELFTLAQRLRAEDTYQLMKIYELIDRLYVCKVLLHHLEARKETRWRAFQEFVDYPYKDDENFLKYVNSRFEDGQVKIIFRSLVKKDEVYEHKD from the coding sequence ATGAACTTTGAAGTGAAGATGCTAAAAACTGACATACTCATAATTGGTGGTGGAACAGCTGGGTGTTTTGCTGCCATAGCAATTGCTGAAAAAGCGCCAAACGTGAGTGTTTTAATTGCAGAAAAGGCAAACATTAAGCGAAGCGGATGCCTTGCTGCAGGTGTCAATGCTCTCAATGCCTATATCACAGAAGGTGAAACTCCAGAGACATATTTGCAGTATGTCAAAGAAGATTATGAAAATATCGTAAGAGAAGATTTAGTATACACTATGGCCTTGAGGTTAAATGAAGTTACTAAAAAGATTGAAGATATGGGTCTTGTCATTTTAAAAGATTCAAATGGGAAATACTTAGCAAGAGGTAAAAGAAACATAAAAATAAATGGCGAAAATATAAAACCAATTTTAGCAAAAGCAGTTGAGAGTAAAGAAAATGTTAAAGTGCTAAATCATGTGAACATCATTGATTACATCGTCAAAGACAGTAAAGTAATAGGGGCATATGGATTCTCTATAAATAGCAATGTTTTCTACATTATCATCGCCAAAGCAGTGATTTGTGCAACAGGTGGTGCTGCAGGTCTTTACAGGCCCAACAACCCTGGATTTTCAAGGCACAAGATGTGGTATCCGCCTTTTAATGTGGGTTCAGGATATGCAATGGGAATCAGAGCAGGTTGCGAAATGACAAGTTATGAAGTTAGATTTATAGCTCTTCGCTGCAAGGATACTTTAGCGCCAACAGGAACAATAGCTCAAGAGGTAAAAGCTGAGTTTATCAATTCAAAAGGTGAGTACTATGAAAAAAGATATGGAAGACCTACCACATACAACAGAGTATTTTCAACAGTTGAGGAAATAAAAGCAGGCCGAGGTCCGTGTTATTTAAAAACAGTTGGGATTTCTAAAGAGGACGAGCAGAGGCTAATAAAAGCATATCTTCACATGGCACCATCACAGACACTTAAGTGGATCAACAATGGCAGAGGACCGGCGGTTGAGAATGTCGAAATTGAAGGCTCAGAACCATACATCGTTGGTGGTCATTCAGCAAGTGGTTATTGGGTAGATACAGAAAGACAAACAACCTTGAGAGGCTTATTTGCAGCAGGCGATGTTGTTGGAGGATGTCCTCACAAGTATGTAACAGGCTGCTTTGCAGAGGCTGAAATAGCTGCAAATTCTGCGCTAAAGTATATAAAAGACAAAGAGTTTGAAACCTTAGATATATCCTCAATAGAACAAAAACTCAATGAGGTGCAGAGATTTTTCACCAATACTTCTCCTTTGTACACCACAGAAGAATTAGAAGAAGCTATGCAAAAAGTAATGGATGTTTATGCTGGTGGGATTTCGACAGGTTATGCGTACAATCTAAAAGGGCTACAAATTGCTAAAGAAAGAATAGAAGAACTTTTTACACTTGCCCAAAGATTAAGAGCCGAAGATACTTACCAGCTTATGAAAATTTATGAGCTTATTGACAGGCTTTATGTTTGCAAAGTTTTGCTACATCATTTAGAAGCAAGGAAAGAAACAAGATGGAGAGCATTCCAAGAATTTGTTGATTATCCCTATAAGGACGATGAGAACTTTTTGAAGTATGTGAATTCCCGATTTGAAGATGGCCAAGTCAAGATAATCTTTAGAAGCTTAGTAAAAAAGGATGAGGTATATGAGCATAAGGATTGA
- a CDS encoding HesA/MoeB/ThiF family protein, whose translation MKLTDTQLERYSRHIILNEVGAKGQQKLLESKVLIIGTGGLGCPAAMFLAAAGVGTIGLVDFDAVELSNLQRQIIHFTPDVGKPKVFSAKEKINQMNPDVEVVIYREMVNSKNIIDIIKDRDYDFIIDGTDNFPTKFLINDACVMLKKPFSHAGIIRFDGQTMTYVPEKGPCFRCIFQNPPPPDAVPTCKQAGVLGVMGGIIGTIQATEAIKYLLGIGDLLTGYILIYNALKMEFRKVKINKRESCEVCGKNPTIKELIDYEQPQCDLKGQG comes from the coding sequence ATGAAGTTAACAGATACACAACTTGAAAGATACTCAAGACATATCATCCTGAACGAGGTTGGCGCAAAAGGACAGCAAAAACTTTTGGAATCTAAGGTTTTGATCATTGGGACTGGGGGACTTGGCTGTCCTGCTGCAATGTTTTTGGCAGCTGCCGGTGTTGGGACAATCGGGCTTGTTGATTTTGACGCAGTTGAGCTTTCCAATCTTCAAAGACAAATAATACACTTTACACCTGATGTAGGCAAGCCAAAGGTGTTTTCTGCAAAGGAAAAGATAAACCAAATGAATCCTGACGTGGAAGTAGTAATTTATCGTGAAATGGTAAATTCAAAGAACATAATAGATATCATCAAGGATAGAGATTATGATTTTATAATCGACGGCACAGACAACTTTCCAACAAAATTTTTGATAAACGATGCCTGTGTAATGCTAAAAAAACCATTTTCACATGCAGGTATCATAAGATTTGATGGGCAAACCATGACTTATGTGCCAGAGAAAGGGCCGTGCTTTAGATGTATCTTTCAAAACCCACCACCACCTGATGCAGTTCCAACTTGCAAGCAAGCAGGAGTTTTAGGTGTGATGGGTGGTATAATTGGCACAATCCAGGCAACAGAAGCAATTAAATATTTGCTTGGAATTGGTGACCTGCTAACAGGATATATCTTAATTTACAACGCTTTGAAGATGGAATTTAGAAAAGTAAAGATAAACAAGAGAGAAAGCTGTGAGGTATGTGGTAAAAATCCAACAATAAAAGAATTAATCGACTATGAACAGCCTCAGTGTGATTTAAAAGGTCAAGGATAA